Proteins co-encoded in one Uloborus diversus isolate 005 chromosome 9, Udiv.v.3.1, whole genome shotgun sequence genomic window:
- the LOC129230432 gene encoding coiled-coil domain-containing protein 124-like, which yields MPKKFGTNSKSAEARERREAVKVAEKERKEREAEDALWKDDDKHVLRKQQRKDEREKKKQETLDKKLASKLAYEEEMNSIKSAKPVAPTKVTRADIAKIAQKPPDLSS from the exons atgccgaAAAAGTTTGGAACGAATAGTAAATCAGCAGAAGCTCGTGAGCGTCGTGAAGCTGTAAAAGTAGCTGAAAAAGAACGTAAAGAAAGAGAAGCTGAAGATGCTTTATGGAAAGATGATGATAAACACGTCTTGCGCAAGCAGCAGCGAAAG GATGAgcgtgaaaagaaaaaacaagaaacGTTGGATAAGAAATTGGCTAGTAAATTGGCATATGAAGAAGAAATGAATTCTATAAAATCTGCTAAGCCTGTAGCGCCAACTAAAGTCACTCGAGCAGATATAGCAAAAATTGCTCAGAAACCGCctg ACCTTTCATCATAA